From a region of the Georgenia yuyongxinii genome:
- a CDS encoding serine hydrolase domain-containing protein has translation MRDTDSFARRWTGKLFVALVLLALPIAMLQHSLNSGAYADIWPALLMGVALGGVYLASRRLILTVAVSSLAVAVSSALLAPTLSTSGTGDPVLLDQLQAEQLVGALDGFESIAVAHVDLGAPQPVRLAGLGAAQTTQMEVGSLAKAMTGLVIADAVDRGEVQMDEPVSRYLPELVGSPAGAVTLHELVTHTAGYVDFGPSTQQRAAWSAPLGLNFLTTNAEQMTEEIRGQNLVGRGSWAYSNLGAATAGQAVAAATGMSYSELMRTRLFEPLKMNDTAIQDDEALVPGGKSQTGLSVHPWVVNAYAPAGAAVSTTEDLARLATAILDGSAPGMAALDPVTGTPETDMDMGFFWAISTSRDGETITWHTGETGGYSSYFGLDRTHKKAVIVLSDVVTPATMALASNLQAANG, from the coding sequence ATGCGGGACACCGACTCCTTCGCCCGCCGGTGGACCGGAAAGCTGTTCGTCGCACTCGTCCTGCTCGCGCTCCCGATCGCTATGCTGCAGCATTCGCTCAACTCAGGTGCGTACGCCGACATCTGGCCAGCATTGCTGATGGGCGTCGCACTCGGCGGCGTGTATCTCGCCTCCCGCCGGCTCATCTTGACGGTCGCGGTCTCATCGCTCGCCGTCGCCGTCTCGTCCGCACTGCTCGCCCCGACCTTGTCCACGTCGGGGACCGGCGACCCGGTACTCCTCGACCAGCTCCAGGCCGAACAACTCGTGGGCGCTTTGGACGGTTTCGAAAGCATCGCGGTCGCTCACGTCGATCTGGGCGCGCCGCAACCGGTGCGTCTGGCGGGCCTTGGAGCTGCCCAGACGACGCAAATGGAGGTCGGGTCGCTGGCCAAGGCGATGACCGGCCTCGTCATCGCCGATGCCGTGGACCGCGGAGAGGTTCAGATGGACGAGCCCGTATCCCGCTACCTTCCTGAACTCGTCGGATCGCCCGCTGGCGCAGTCACCCTTCACGAGCTCGTGACTCATACCGCCGGATACGTCGACTTCGGCCCGTCAACCCAGCAACGCGCGGCGTGGAGCGCTCCGCTGGGCCTCAACTTCCTCACCACCAACGCTGAGCAGATGACAGAGGAGATCCGAGGGCAGAACCTGGTAGGCCGCGGCTCATGGGCGTACTCGAACCTCGGCGCAGCGACCGCGGGGCAGGCGGTCGCCGCAGCGACCGGGATGAGCTACTCCGAGCTCATGCGCACGCGTTTGTTCGAGCCCCTCAAAATGAACGACACCGCCATCCAGGACGACGAGGCACTCGTCCCCGGCGGGAAGTCACAGACAGGACTCAGCGTGCACCCGTGGGTTGTCAACGCGTACGCACCGGCCGGGGCTGCTGTCTCCACCACCGAAGACCTGGCACGACTGGCCACAGCAATCCTGGACGGATCGGCACCGGGTATGGCTGCGCTTGACCCGGTCACCGGCACCCCCGAGACGGACATGGACATGGGCTTCTTCTGGGCGATCTCAACGTCGCGGGACGGCGAGACGATCACCTGGCACACGGGCGAGACCGGTGGGTACAGTTCCTACTTCGGCCTGGACCGCACCCACAAAAAGGCCGTGATAGTGCTCTCGGACGTCGTCACCCCCGCAACCATGGCTCTCGCCTCAAATCTCCAAGCCGCCAACGGCTGA
- a CDS encoding TetR/AcrR family transcriptional regulator C-terminal domain-containing protein, producing the protein MANPRQPPAPSPRGAATRARIRDAASDLFVRAPRSEVSVAAIAAAAGVYPNQITHHFGSKDALFVDAAFANLLRDTARLRTAGSRAKSVSAFRSVLARTALLMPSLPLVVSALGIAGDSPGSTYLIQRNLDLLFVRSERFIRERSARDGWSTSPELAREVRTFWSATFGAVLLSRAGFPGGASEVDLARILNLTDDARQPEAHRHDAGDDGPTKGPVSR; encoded by the coding sequence GTGGCCAACCCGAGACAGCCGCCCGCTCCGTCCCCGCGAGGGGCCGCGACCCGTGCGCGTATCCGTGACGCGGCATCCGATCTGTTCGTCCGGGCCCCGCGCAGCGAGGTGAGCGTGGCCGCGATCGCCGCCGCCGCCGGGGTGTATCCGAACCAGATCACGCACCATTTCGGATCGAAGGACGCGCTCTTCGTTGACGCAGCGTTCGCCAATCTTCTGCGCGACACCGCGCGGCTGCGCACGGCCGGGTCACGAGCCAAGTCGGTCTCGGCGTTCCGCTCGGTCCTCGCCCGCACCGCGCTGCTCATGCCGTCGCTGCCCCTGGTCGTCTCGGCACTCGGCATCGCCGGTGATTCCCCCGGCTCGACTTACCTCATTCAGCGCAACCTTGATCTCCTGTTCGTCAGGTCGGAGCGATTCATCCGTGAGCGGAGCGCCCGAGACGGCTGGTCGACGTCACCTGAGCTCGCGCGTGAAGTGCGGACCTTCTGGAGTGCAACCTTCGGTGCCGTGCTCTTGTCTCGTGCCGGGTTCCCCGGCGGAGCCTCCGAGGTCGACCTGGCCCGAATCCTGAATCTCACCGACGATGCGAGGCAGCCGGAAGCCCACCGCCATGACGCGGGAGACGATGGACCGACGAAGGGTCCTGTCTCCCGGTAA